The sequence below is a genomic window from Nitrospinota bacterium.
TTAACTTGCGCGTGATCTCCACACCGGTCTTCCCTATCTCATACTCCACATACGGCGCCTTGCTTATCCCGATGCCATGCTCACCGGAAAGGGTACCGCCGAGGTCCAAGCATATGCGGAATATCTCGTCCACCGCCTTCTTGGCCAAGGCGTACTCCTCCGCGTTCTTCTTGTCCGTCATCACGTTGACGTGAATGTTGCCGTCCCCGGCGTGGCCGAAGTTGACTATCGGCAGGCCCACCCGCTCCGACAGCTCCGAAAGACGCGCCATCAGGTCCGGTATTTTCGACCTGGGCACGGTGACATCCTCGTTGATCTTGGACGGGCGCAGCCGCAGGATCGCGGGGGATATGGACCTTCGCACGGTCCAAAGCCGCTCCACCTCCTCGTCGTTGGCCGCCACCTGGGTCTTCACCGCCCCGTTTTCCGCGCAAACCGACTGTATGCGCTCCATCTCCCGGCCCGCCACTTCAGGCGGCCCGTCCGTCTCTATAAGCAACAGCGCCGCAGCCTCGGTGGGCAGCCCGGCCTTAAGATAGTCCTCCACCGCCTTCACCGCGCTCTTGTCCATGAACTCCAGCGTACGCGGGATCACCTTGCCCCGGATGATGGCGGAGACGGTCTTCGCGGCCGAGTCCACTGTGGGGAACATGGCGAGCATCGTGCGCACAGCCTCCGGCTTGGGAAGCAGCTTGAGCCTTATCTTGGTTATCACCCCCAATGTCCCTTCCGATCCGACCATAAGCCTGGTCAGGTCGTATCCCACCACGCTTTTAACGGTCCTCGCCCCGGTCTGGATTATCTCCCCCGTGGGCAGCACCACCTCCAGCCCCAGCACA
It includes:
- a CDS encoding FAD-binding protein codes for the protein MIEKNVKDRIKSLFPHGAATDAREDLMVYGYDATGEERAPEMVAFPTTPEQISGALKLANEHGFAVTARGAGSGFVGGAIPTHRGLTLVMTKMNRILELDTDNLTALVEPGIVTYQLQKEVEKLGLFYPPDPASLKISTIGGNVAMGAGGPRAVKYGVTRDYVLGLEVVLPTGEIIQTGARTVKSVVGYDLTRLMVGSEGTLGVITKIRLKLLPKPEAVRTMLAMFPTVDSAAKTVSAIIRGKVIPRTLEFMDKSAVKAVEDYLKAGLPTEAAALLLIETDGPPEVAGREMERIQSVCAENGAVKTQVAANDEEVERLWTVRRSISPAILRLRPSKINEDVTVPRSKIPDLMARLSELSERVGLPIVNFGHAGDGNIHVNVMTDKKNAEEYALAKKAVDEIFRICLDLGGTLSGEHGIGISKAPYVEYEIGKTGVEITRKLKAVFDPNNILNPGKITPDLAAV